The Oscillospiraceae bacterium genome contains a region encoding:
- a CDS encoding dihydrolipoyl dehydrogenase: protein MTFTAGGTPPGNGGTMERYDLVVIGAGPGGYEAALEAAGLGLRTALIERRQLGGTCLNRGCIPTKALAHAAGLYAELSACGRFGLSAEQLRCDPAALAAYRQSTVETLRGGIALRLKQKKVDLFQGSGLVTAPHRVRVEPPQGGALELEAQNILVAAGAKPAVPPIPGAQLPGVMTSDELLEWGGPLFGTLLVIGGGVIGVEFASIYAALGSRVVILEALDGLLANLDRELGQSLKLLFKKRGVQVHTRARVEALEPAGEKGRLCCRYTEKGVPAECGADAVLLAVGRTPCGLGAFAPGVAPASERGRLLVNSAFATSLPGVYAIGDAIGGAQLAHLATAQGLAVVRALAGKAPGLRLDVVPACVYTEPEIASVGLSADEAKARGLAVQTKKYPMSANGRSVLTGQERGFIKVVYDPAGRAVLGAQLMCARATDLVGEFGLAIANGLTVEQMAAAIRPHPTFSEGISEVLRSC, encoded by the coding sequence TTGACCTTTACAGCGGGCGGCACACCGCCCGGGAACGGAGGAACGATGGAACGCTATGACCTGGTGGTGATCGGCGCGGGCCCCGGCGGCTACGAAGCCGCGCTGGAGGCCGCGGGCCTGGGCCTGCGCACCGCGCTGATCGAGCGGCGGCAGTTGGGCGGCACCTGCCTGAACCGGGGCTGCATCCCCACAAAAGCGCTGGCGCACGCCGCCGGCCTTTATGCCGAGTTGAGCGCCTGCGGGCGGTTCGGCCTCTCAGCGGAACAGCTGCGGTGCGACCCCGCCGCGCTGGCCGCTTACCGCCAAAGCACGGTGGAAACGCTGCGGGGCGGCATCGCCCTGCGGCTCAAGCAAAAAAAGGTGGATCTGTTCCAGGGCTCCGGCCTTGTAACGGCGCCCCACCGGGTCCGGGTGGAGCCCCCGCAGGGCGGCGCGCTGGAGCTGGAAGCGCAGAACATCCTGGTGGCCGCGGGCGCAAAGCCCGCCGTGCCCCCCATCCCGGGCGCGCAGTTGCCCGGCGTGATGACCAGCGACGAGCTGCTGGAATGGGGCGGCCCGCTCTTCGGCACCCTTCTGGTGATCGGGGGCGGGGTTATTGGGGTCGAGTTCGCCTCCATCTACGCCGCCCTGGGCAGCCGCGTGGTCATTCTTGAGGCGCTGGACGGGCTTCTCGCAAACCTGGACCGGGAGCTGGGGCAAAGCCTTAAGCTGCTGTTCAAAAAGCGCGGCGTCCAGGTGCACACCCGCGCCCGGGTGGAAGCCCTGGAACCCGCCGGCGAAAAGGGCCGCCTGTGCTGCCGCTACACGGAAAAGGGCGTTCCCGCCGAATGCGGGGCGGACGCCGTGCTGCTGGCCGTGGGCCGCACCCCCTGCGGCCTCGGGGCCTTTGCTCCCGGTGTTGCCCCCGCCAGCGAAAGGGGCCGCCTTCTGGTTAACAGCGCCTTCGCCACCTCCCTGCCGGGGGTATACGCCATTGGCGACGCCATCGGCGGCGCGCAGCTGGCCCACCTGGCCACGGCCCAGGGCCTGGCGGTGGTGCGCGCCCTGGCGGGCAAAGCCCCCGGCCTGCGGCTGGACGTGGTGCCCGCCTGCGTGTACACCGAGCCCGAGATCGCCAGCGTGGGCCTCTCGGCCGACGAGGCAAAGGCCCGGGGCCTGGCGGTCCAGACCAAAAAGTATCCCATGTCCGCCAACGGCAGGTCGGTGCTCACCGGGCAGGAACGCGGCTTCATCAAGGTGGTATACGACCCCGCCGGGCGCGCCGTGCTGGGCGCCCAGCTGATGTGCGCCCGCGCCACCGACCTGGTGGGCGAGTTCGGCCTCGCCATTGCAAACGGCCTCACGGTGGAGCAGATGGCCGCGGCCATCCGCCCCCACCCCACCTTCAGCGAGGGCATCAGCGAAGTTCTGCGCAGCTGCTGA
- a CDS encoding transposase produces the protein MELVCRLLEVSRSGYYEWLGRKPSLRRQKDQELKRRLLSLHQRYPALGLDSLYHLIRPQLSCSRKRIHRLMNEMNISSTRRRAYKATTNSRHAHPIAPNLLARRFSFDKPDTAWVGDITYIPTGEGWLYCAVVKDLCTKQIVGYAFSDRIDTNLTLAALGMAVRRRKPLPGLIFHSDRGVQYAAYAYRQRLASLGIRQSMSRKGDPYDNAVAENFFSCLKCECVHLRHFASRAQAMADVFAYIETFYNPVRPHSSIGWRPPDAFARALSEHPAA, from the coding sequence GTGGAACTTGTATGCCGACTGCTGGAGGTCTCCCGCAGCGGGTACTACGAATGGCTGGGCCGCAAACCCTCTTTGCGCCGGCAGAAGGATCAGGAACTGAAACGCCGGCTGCTGAGCCTGCACCAGCGTTATCCCGCCCTTGGGCTGGACAGCCTGTATCACCTGATCCGCCCGCAGCTTTCCTGCTCGCGCAAGCGCATCCACCGCCTGATGAACGAGATGAACATCTCCTCCACGCGCAGGCGTGCCTACAAAGCCACGACCAACTCAAGACACGCGCACCCCATCGCGCCCAATCTCCTTGCGCGCCGCTTCTCCTTTGACAAGCCAGACACCGCATGGGTCGGCGATATTACCTATATCCCCACCGGCGAGGGCTGGCTCTACTGCGCTGTTGTGAAAGACCTTTGCACAAAGCAGATCGTCGGCTACGCCTTCTCCGACCGCATCGACACAAATCTCACTCTCGCCGCCCTCGGCATGGCCGTCCGGCGCCGCAAGCCTCTGCCCGGCCTCATCTTCCACTCCGACCGCGGCGTCCAATACGCCGCCTACGCTTACCGTCAGCGTCTCGCCAGCCTCGGCATCCGGCAAAGCATGTCCCGCAAGGGCGATCCCTATGACAACGCCGTGGCCGAAAACTTCTTCAGCTGCCTCAAGTGCGAGTGCGTCCATCTGCGCCATTTCGCCTCAAGGGCACAAGCCATGGCAGACGTCTTCGCTTATATCGAGACCTTTTACAACCCAGTGCGCCCGCATTCCTCTATTGGCTGGCGTCCTCCGGATGCCTTTGCGCGTGCCTTGTCTGAGCATCCCGCCGCCTGA
- the guaA gene encoding GMP synthase [glutamine-hydrolyzing], whose translation MAQTILVVDFGGQYNQLIARRVRECHVYSEIVPHTRALEAIREKKPAGIIFTGGPNSVYLPDSPTISPEVFELGIPVLGICYGSQLMMHLLGGRVTVAPEREYGKTEVLVDPASELFRGVSPATVCWMSHNDYIEAAAPGFTITGHTTNCPVAAMEWPEKKLYAVQFHPEVLHTREGSKMLANFVHGVCGCAGDWKMDSFVEDSICAIRQKVGKGRVLCALSGGVDSSVAAVMLAKAVGKQLTCVFVDHGLLRKNEAEEVCAVFGPEGAYDLNFVCVDARQRFYEKLRGAVEPEEKRKIIGEEFIRVFEQEAKKIGTVDFLVQGTIYPDVVESGQGGESAVIKSHHNVGGLPDYVDFKEIIEPLRDLFKDEVRSAGRELGLPEELVSRQPFPGPGLAIRIVGEVTREKIKMVQEADAIWREELAASGEAKHLGQYFAALTNMRSVGVMGDERTYDYAVALRAVTTTDFMTAEPAYLPWELIAKVTSRIVNEVPHVNRVLYDCTGKPPATIEFE comes from the coding sequence ATGGCACAGACGATTTTGGTCGTTGACTTTGGGGGGCAATACAACCAGCTCATCGCGCGCAGGGTGCGGGAATGCCATGTATACAGCGAGATTGTGCCCCACACGCGGGCACTGGAAGCGATCCGGGAAAAAAAGCCCGCGGGGATCATTTTTACCGGGGGGCCGAATAGCGTTTATCTGCCGGATTCACCCACCATCAGCCCCGAGGTGTTTGAACTGGGGATCCCGGTGCTCGGCATCTGCTATGGCTCTCAGCTTATGATGCACCTGCTGGGCGGCAGGGTAACAGTAGCGCCGGAGCGTGAGTACGGAAAGACCGAGGTGCTGGTGGACCCGGCCAGCGAGCTGTTCCGGGGCGTGAGCCCGGCAACCGTGTGCTGGATGAGCCACAACGATTACATCGAGGCCGCGGCACCGGGGTTCACCATTACTGGTCACACGACAAATTGCCCGGTCGCCGCAATGGAATGGCCTGAAAAAAAGCTGTATGCCGTGCAGTTCCACCCCGAAGTGCTTCACACACGCGAGGGCAGCAAAATGCTGGCAAACTTTGTGCACGGCGTGTGCGGCTGCGCGGGCGACTGGAAGATGGATTCCTTTGTGGAGGATTCGATCTGCGCCATCCGCCAAAAGGTGGGGAAGGGCAGGGTGCTGTGCGCCCTTTCCGGCGGGGTGGACAGCAGCGTGGCCGCGGTAATGCTGGCAAAGGCCGTGGGCAAACAGCTGACCTGCGTGTTTGTGGATCACGGCCTGCTGCGCAAAAACGAGGCCGAGGAGGTGTGCGCGGTCTTTGGACCCGAGGGGGCGTATGACCTGAATTTTGTGTGCGTGGACGCCCGCCAGCGCTTTTATGAAAAGCTGCGGGGCGCCGTGGAGCCCGAGGAAAAGCGCAAGATCATCGGCGAGGAATTCATCCGGGTGTTCGAGCAGGAGGCAAAAAAGATCGGCACGGTGGACTTTTTGGTGCAGGGCACCATCTACCCGGACGTGGTGGAGAGCGGCCAGGGCGGCGAGTCGGCCGTGATCAAGAGCCACCACAATGTGGGCGGCCTGCCGGACTATGTGGATTTTAAAGAGATTATTGAGCCGCTGCGGGATCTGTTCAAGGACGAGGTGCGCAGCGCGGGGCGGGAGCTGGGACTGCCCGAGGAGCTGGTGAGCCGCCAGCCCTTCCCGGGGCCGGGACTCGCCATCCGCATTGTGGGAGAGGTGACGAGAGAGAAGATCAAAATGGTACAGGAGGCTGACGCCATCTGGCGGGAGGAGCTTGCCGCCAGCGGCGAGGCAAAGCACCTGGGCCAGTATTTTGCGGCTCTGACCAACATGCGCAGCGTGGGCGTGATGGGCGACGAGCGCACCTACGACTACGCGGTGGCCCTGCGTGCGGTGACCACCACGGACTTTATGACGGCTGAGCCGGCCTATCTGCCCTGGGAACTGATCGCGAAGGTGACCAGCCGCATTGTGAACGAGGTGCCGCATGTGAACCGCGTGCTGTACGACTGCACCGGTAAGCCGCCGGCTACCATTGAATTTGAATAA
- a CDS encoding flavodoxin: MKHTLVVYASRYGYTRRYAQWIAEQLGCCAVEARQVRAEQLAACEVLVYGGGLYAGGLNGAKKILADPCALAGKELVLFTCGLADPADEPTREHIRAGLAKTLPEPVMGQAHLFFLRGGMDYARLSLVHRAMMAMLRRMLLKKPEAERTGQDKDLLATYGQSVDFVEPETARPLVELVQGL; encoded by the coding sequence ATGAAACACACATTGGTGGTATATGCTTCCCGCTATGGCTACACCCGGCGCTACGCGCAGTGGATCGCAGAGCAGCTGGGCTGCTGTGCGGTGGAGGCGAGGCAGGTGCGCGCAGAGCAGCTTGCGGCCTGCGAGGTGCTGGTGTATGGCGGAGGGCTGTACGCCGGCGGGCTGAACGGCGCAAAAAAGATACTGGCCGACCCGTGCGCCCTGGCAGGAAAAGAACTGGTGCTGTTCACCTGCGGCCTGGCCGACCCGGCCGACGAACCCACCCGGGAGCATATCCGGGCCGGGCTTGCCAAAACCCTGCCGGAACCGGTGATGGGGCAAGCGCACCTGTTTTTTCTGCGCGGGGGGATGGACTATGCCCGCCTTAGCCTTGTGCACCGCGCGATGATGGCGATGCTGCGCCGCATGCTGCTGAAAAAGCCGGAGGCTGAGCGTACGGGGCAGGATAAGGATCTGCTGGCCACCTATGGCCAAAGCGTGGATTTTGTCGAGCCCGAGACTGCGCGGCCACTGGTGGAGCTGGTGCAGGGGCTGTAA
- a CDS encoding LacI family transcriptional regulator: MSNSFQKVKMRDVAQRAGVSPAAVSRYVNGTGYLSCEMQCKIQHAIDELNYLPDEDHPSRFPRWKVFGILLPPFSGAHFYSELGAQFEVNANRAGFHSLAFHLDFGTHTILDLLKEVTKERLAGIFMISFPHMEFTEEEVSFIANSSIPILYLSEFITPYPTLNCILLKNAEAAAEAVRHLAAAGCRRLAFLGPPAAINKASAQRGAGFLAQAARLGLPYAKVFEVELGRQIEPELGCRAAQNAFSDDPNIDGLLCWSDVFAAGALWHLRQSGRAVPGQVKVVTFNNEYSPYLCPPVTTLYLNPAEVTQRAVEQLCRLQDPAERMITKQIAIQPALIVRPSTLQSW, encoded by the coding sequence GTGAGCAATTCATTCCAAAAGGTAAAAATGCGGGACGTAGCCCAGCGGGCGGGGGTTTCTCCCGCAGCCGTATCCCGTTATGTCAACGGAACAGGCTATTTGTCCTGCGAAATGCAGTGCAAAATTCAGCATGCGATCGACGAGCTGAACTATCTGCCGGATGAAGATCACCCCAGCCGCTTTCCCCGCTGGAAGGTCTTTGGCATCCTGCTGCCCCCCTTTTCCGGCGCGCATTTCTATTCGGAACTGGGCGCCCAGTTCGAGGTAAATGCCAACCGCGCAGGCTTCCACTCCCTGGCCTTTCACCTGGATTTTGGAACGCATACCATTTTGGACCTGTTAAAAGAGGTGACCAAAGAGCGCCTCGCCGGCATTTTTATGATCAGCTTCCCCCATATGGAGTTCACCGAAGAGGAAGTCAGCTTTATCGCAAACAGCAGCATCCCCATCCTCTATCTGTCTGAATTTATCACCCCCTACCCCACGCTGAACTGCATTCTTTTAAAAAATGCCGAGGCCGCCGCGGAGGCAGTCCGGCATCTTGCGGCAGCCGGGTGCCGCCGTCTTGCCTTTTTGGGTCCGCCCGCCGCCATCAACAAGGCTTCGGCGCAAAGGGGCGCGGGCTTTTTGGCCCAGGCCGCCCGCTTGGGCCTTCCCTACGCCAAGGTGTTCGAGGTCGAGCTCGGCCGCCAGATAGAGCCCGAACTTGGCTGCCGGGCCGCCCAAAATGCTTTTTCCGATGATCCCAACATCGACGGCCTTCTGTGCTGGTCGGATGTTTTTGCCGCAGGTGCCCTGTGGCACCTGCGGCAGAGCGGCCGGGCCGTACCCGGCCAGGTCAAGGTGGTCACCTTCAACAACGAATACTCGCCTTACCTGTGCCCGCCGGTCACCACTTTATATCTGAACCCCGCCGAGGTGACCCAGCGCGCGGTGGAACAGCTTTGCCGCCTGCAGGATCCCGCCGAGAGAATGATCACAAAACAAATCGCCATCCAGCCGGCGCTCATCGTGCGGCCCTCCACCCTGCAAAGCTGGTGA
- the serA_1 gene encoding 2-hydroxyacid dehydrogenase, whose amino-acid sequence MKIVLLESLGIPPEALARRTAPLTAAGHTFAAFERSADPAVLIQHSQDADVLMLANMPLPGQVIRACKQLKFIDVAFTGVDHVDLAAAKEMGVAVSNASGYSNDSVAELTLCMALSLLRNLPQVDAHCREGKTKDGLVGRELRGKTVGLVGTGAIGARVAELFAAFGCRVLAANDHSRKPSTALITYLPLAELLPQVDILSLHCPLNEGTRGLIGAQALSRIKRGAILINAARGPVVDTAALAEALHSGQLGGAGIDVFETEPPLPTDHPLLHTPNTIVTPHVAFATKESMEKRADIVFRSLQLWLQGEQINKVL is encoded by the coding sequence ATGAAAATCGTTTTACTGGAATCCCTCGGCATCCCGCCCGAGGCGCTGGCCCGCCGCACCGCGCCGCTCACCGCCGCCGGCCACACCTTTGCCGCCTTTGAGCGCAGCGCCGACCCCGCGGTGCTCATCCAGCACTCGCAGGACGCCGACGTGCTCATGCTGGCCAACATGCCCCTTCCCGGCCAGGTCATACGGGCCTGCAAACAGCTCAAATTCATTGATGTGGCCTTTACCGGGGTGGACCATGTAGACCTGGCCGCCGCCAAAGAAATGGGCGTGGCCGTGAGCAACGCCTCCGGCTACTCCAACGATTCGGTGGCCGAGCTCACCCTGTGCATGGCCCTCTCCCTGCTGCGCAATCTGCCTCAGGTGGACGCCCACTGCCGCGAGGGAAAGACCAAAGACGGCCTTGTGGGCCGTGAGCTGCGGGGCAAGACCGTGGGGCTGGTGGGCACCGGCGCCATCGGGGCCCGCGTGGCCGAGCTGTTCGCCGCCTTCGGCTGCCGCGTGCTTGCCGCAAACGACCACAGCCGCAAGCCCAGCACCGCGCTCATCACCTACCTGCCCCTGGCCGAGCTTCTTCCCCAGGTGGATATTTTAAGCCTGCACTGCCCTTTGAACGAGGGCACGCGGGGCCTCATCGGCGCGCAGGCGCTCAGCCGCATCAAGCGGGGCGCCATCCTCATCAACGCGGCGCGCGGCCCGGTGGTCGACACTGCGGCCCTGGCTGAGGCCCTGCATTCCGGGCAGCTGGGCGGCGCCGGCATCGACGTGTTCGAGACCGAGCCGCCGCTGCCCACCGATCACCCCCTGCTGCACACCCCCAACACCATCGTTACCCCCCATGTGGCCTTTGCCACCAAAGAGTCCATGGAAAAGCGGGCGGACATCGTGTTCCGCAGCCTGCAGCTCTGGCTGCAGGGCGAGCAGATCAACAAGGTCCTCTGA
- the spoVB gene encoding stage V sporulation protein B: MGKVRTYFKNAVILTVTGLALRAAGMFFRIYIAARIGAEGMGLYQLIFTIYSLCITFATAGVSVAATRLAAEELTQPDMGRTAGVLNRVVRLGLELGLAAAVVQFVLAYPAAKYWLGDARAELSLKILAPSLPFMAVGTALRGYFFARRQVGPNSWSQIWEQVVRIALVMVLMPRVLDWGIQYACAAVVIGNTVSEILSCLLMVWYYKKDSKSLYGGARPYLPAGTTGRMWHIVAPVEGGRCLDSALRTVENILVPACLLVFLGSREESLAQFGALKGMAMPILLFPFSFLNPLATLLLPEITEAHILRHKKTLETLVGRIMLFTNMFSVLAGGLIALNAGPLARLLYHDESIAFYLLVLGPVLPGMYLDSMGDAVLKGLGEEVATFRYSIWDSTLRIALVILLLPRTGMKGFLFVMLVSNISSALLNIFRISKVADIRTRWYRWFLQPTLLFGVSALAGQLAVHFSGAEGDIPVLLISCAVTGGLFCLLLLRCGLGDIIRSMLSAKKKTAGAA; the protein is encoded by the coding sequence ATGGGCAAAGTGCGCACGTATTTTAAAAACGCAGTCATATTGACCGTCACAGGCCTGGCCCTGCGGGCGGCGGGCATGTTTTTTCGCATTTATATCGCGGCCAGGATCGGCGCGGAGGGCATGGGCTTATACCAGCTCATCTTCACCATTTACAGCCTGTGCATCACCTTTGCCACGGCGGGCGTGTCGGTGGCGGCCACCCGCCTTGCCGCAGAGGAACTGACCCAGCCGGACATGGGGCGCACGGCGGGGGTGCTGAACCGGGTGGTGCGGCTGGGGCTGGAGCTGGGGCTGGCGGCGGCGGTGGTGCAGTTTGTGCTGGCTTACCCCGCGGCCAAGTACTGGTTGGGGGACGCAAGGGCTGAATTGTCGCTTAAAATTCTGGCGCCCAGCCTGCCCTTTATGGCGGTGGGCACGGCCCTGCGGGGGTACTTTTTTGCCCGGCGGCAGGTGGGGCCGAACTCCTGGTCGCAGATCTGGGAGCAGGTGGTGCGCATTGCCCTGGTGATGGTGCTGATGCCCCGGGTGCTGGACTGGGGCATTCAATATGCCTGCGCGGCCGTGGTGATCGGCAATACGGTGAGCGAGATCTTGAGCTGTTTGCTGATGGTCTGGTATTATAAAAAGGACTCCAAAAGCCTGTACGGCGGCGCGCGGCCGTATCTGCCGGCGGGAACGACCGGGCGGATGTGGCACATCGTGGCCCCGGTGGAGGGCGGGCGCTGCCTGGACAGCGCGCTGCGCACGGTGGAGAACATTCTGGTGCCCGCCTGCCTGCTGGTGTTTTTGGGCAGCCGGGAAGAGAGCCTGGCCCAGTTTGGCGCGCTGAAGGGCATGGCAATGCCGATCTTGCTGTTCCCGTTTTCGTTTTTGAACCCACTGGCCACCCTGCTGCTGCCGGAGATCACCGAGGCGCACATTCTGAGGCACAAAAAAACGCTGGAAACGCTGGTGGGGCGCATCATGCTGTTCACCAACATGTTCTCGGTGCTGGCCGGCGGGCTGATCGCGCTGAATGCCGGGCCGCTGGCGCGGCTGCTTTACCACGACGAGAGCATCGCCTTTTACCTGCTGGTGCTGGGCCCCGTGCTGCCGGGCATGTATCTGGACTCGATGGGGGACGCGGTGCTGAAGGGCCTAGGGGAAGAGGTGGCCACCTTCCGCTACAGCATCTGGGATTCCACCCTGCGCATCGCCCTGGTGATCCTGCTGCTGCCCCGCACGGGTATGAAGGGCTTTTTGTTTGTAATGCTGGTATCGAACATTTCGTCGGCGCTTTTGAACATCTTCCGGATCTCCAAGGTGGCGGACATCCGCACCCGGTGGTACCGCTGGTTTTTGCAGCCGACCCTGTTGTTTGGTGTGTCGGCGCTTGCAGGGCAGCTTGCGGTGCATTTTTCGGGCGCAGAAGGGGATATCCCGGTGCTGCTGATCAGCTGTGCCGTGACCGGGGGCCTGTTCTGCCTGCTGCTGCTGCGCTGCGGCCTGGGCGACATCATCCGCAGCATGCTGAGCGCCAAAAAAAAGACCGCCGGTGCGGCCTGA
- the deoD_2 gene encoding purine nucleoside phosphorylase: MHTFVFEGSVLSMIESIRASAAALQAHLPQQPAVGIVLGSGLGELAGQLEQPVAVPYGELPGFAQSTAPGHAGRFVAGRLAGKPVLCMQGRLHFYEGHPMQAIAFPIRVMKELGVRTLILTNAAGGVNTSFSVGDLMVIEDHINFMGQNPLTGPNDEAVGPRFCDMTFAYTPALRQLAFQVAARQGVTLQKGVYLGYMGPSYETPAEIRAFRALGADAVGMSTVPEVIAASHCGLDVLAVSLITNMAAGIEKKKLSGEEVIEIANRRAQVLQGLISGVIAAL; encoded by the coding sequence TTGCACACATTTGTTTTTGAGGGGAGCGTTCTTTCTATGATCGAATCCATCCGCGCCTCGGCCGCCGCTTTGCAGGCCCACCTGCCCCAGCAGCCTGCGGTGGGCATCGTGCTGGGCAGCGGCCTGGGCGAACTGGCCGGGCAGCTGGAACAGCCGGTCGCTGTGCCCTACGGGGAACTTCCTGGTTTTGCCCAGTCCACCGCGCCGGGCCACGCGGGCCGCTTTGTGGCCGGCCGCCTTGCGGGCAAGCCGGTGCTGTGCATGCAGGGCCGCCTGCATTTTTACGAAGGGCATCCCATGCAGGCCATCGCCTTTCCCATCCGGGTCATGAAGGAGCTGGGGGTGCGCACCCTCATCCTCACCAATGCCGCCGGGGGTGTGAACACAAGCTTTTCGGTGGGCGATCTGATGGTCATCGAGGATCACATCAACTTCATGGGGCAGAACCCCCTCACCGGCCCCAACGACGAAGCGGTCGGCCCCCGCTTTTGCGATATGACCTTCGCCTACACCCCTGCGCTGCGCCAGCTGGCGTTTCAGGTGGCTGCCCGGCAGGGCGTGACCCTGCAAAAGGGCGTATACCTGGGTTATATGGGCCCCAGCTACGAGACTCCCGCCGAGATCCGGGCGTTCCGCGCCCTGGGGGCCGACGCGGTGGGCATGAGCACCGTGCCCGAGGTCATTGCCGCCAGCCACTGCGGGCTGGACGTGCTGGCGGTGAGCCTGATCACCAACATGGCCGCCGGCATCGAAAAGAAAAAGCTTTCGGGCGAAGAGGTCATCGAGATCGCAAACCGGCGCGCCCAGGTCCTGCAGGGCCTCATCAGCGGCGTGATCGCCGCGCTGTAA
- a CDS encoding iron-sulfur cluster carrier protein → MSDCTHDCSSCSQNCSSRQSPQDFREPPHELSRIKKVIGVVSGKGGVGKSMTSALMAVELRRRGYAVGVLDADITGPSIPKLFGIHGRAVGDENGIWPIQSRTGVQVMSINLLLENEEDPVVWRGPVIAGAVKQFWQEVIWKDVDFLFVDMPPGTGDVPLTVFQTLPVDGILVVASPQELVSMIVGKAVKMAQMMNVPILGIVENMSYVQCPDCGRRINVFGDSHVDEIGAKYGVPVLAKLPIDPRLAECADGGAIETYEHEALAGAADAVQALLG, encoded by the coding sequence ATGAGCGATTGTACCCATGATTGCAGCAGCTGTTCTCAGAATTGCTCCAGCCGCCAGAGCCCGCAGGACTTCCGCGAGCCCCCGCACGAGCTCAGCCGGATCAAAAAGGTCATCGGCGTGGTCAGCGGCAAGGGCGGCGTCGGCAAAAGCATGACCAGCGCCCTGATGGCGGTGGAGCTGCGCCGCCGGGGCTATGCGGTGGGCGTTTTGGACGCCGACATCACCGGCCCTTCCATTCCCAAGCTCTTCGGCATCCACGGCCGGGCCGTGGGCGACGAAAACGGCATCTGGCCCATTCAAAGCCGCACCGGCGTGCAGGTGATGAGCATCAACCTGCTGCTGGAAAACGAGGAAGACCCCGTGGTGTGGCGCGGCCCGGTGATCGCGGGCGCGGTGAAGCAGTTCTGGCAGGAAGTCATCTGGAAGGACGTGGACTTTCTGTTTGTGGACATGCCCCCGGGCACCGGCGACGTGCCCCTGACCGTGTTCCAGACCCTGCCTGTGGACGGCATCCTGGTGGTGGCAAGCCCGCAGGAGCTGGTGAGCATGATCGTGGGCAAAGCCGTAAAGATGGCCCAGATGATGAATGTGCCCATCCTGGGCATTGTGGAAAACATGAGCTACGTCCAGTGCCCGGATTGCGGCAGGCGCATCAACGTGTTTGGCGACAGCCATGTGGACGAGATCGGCGCCAAATACGGCGTGCCGGTGCTGGCAAAGCTGCCCATCGACCCGCGCCTGGCCGAATGCGCCGACGGCGGCGCGATCGAGACCTATGAGCACGAGGCCCTGGCGGGCGCCGCCGACGCGGTGCAGGCCCTCCTCGGCTGA